The Syntrophorhabdales bacterium genome contains the following window.
CATAATCTCACAGCATGTAGTGTTAGCTTCAGCTTTCGAAGACTATTTTCTTGAATTTCCGTTTCCCCACTTTGATTACGATCTCGCTCGTAGCGGAGAGGGGGAGATCTTCCGAAGAAACTTTGCTCCCGTTTATGTTGACCGCCCCCTGGGTTATCATGCGCTTGCCCTCAGATGTCGATGCTACCATACCGACAGCGGCAAGCAGTTGCGGGAGCCATACGACTTCCTTGTCCTTTTTGAGTCGCACCACATCAATGTCTTCGGGTATTTCCCGATCCTTGAAGACCTTTTCAAAATTCCGCTCGGCAGCAAGCGCCGCTTCAGCACCGTGAAACCTCTTGACGATTTCGTGGGCAAAGTTGATCTTGGCCTGCTTAGGATGCATCGTGCCGTCCCTCAAGCCTTCCTTCAGCACTTGCAGTTCTTCAAGGCTGATGTCGCTCAGGAGCTCATAGTACTTGAGCATCAGCTCGTCGGAGATCGACATCAGTTTGCCGAAGATCACGTCCGGCGGCTCGTCTATGCCGACGTAATTCCCGTAGCTCTTGCTCATCTTGTTGATGCCGTCCGTGCCTTCGAGGAGCGGAACCGTGAGCACAACCTGCGACTCCTGACTGTATGCCCTCTGCATGTCCCTTCCCACCAGAAGATTGAATATCTGATCATGGCCGCCCAATTCCACATCGGCCTTCAGAGCTACCGAGTCGTAGCCCTGAACGAGTGGATAGAGAAACTCATGCACGCTGATCGGCAGGTTGTTCTGGTAGCGGTTTCTGAAATCTTCCCGCTCTAGCATTCTCGCCACCGTGTACTGCGCGCAGAGCCTGATCATGTCGGCCGCATTCATAGCCTCGAACCATTCGCTGTTGAACCGCACTTCCGTCGCATCAGGATCGAGAATCTTAAAGACTTGTTTCTTGTAAGTCTCTGCATTCTTCATCAGCTCTTCTTTTGAAAGCACCGGCCGTGTCTCAATTCTGCCCGAAGGATCTCCTATCATACCGGTGAAATCCCCGATGAGAAAGATAGCCACGTGACCGAGCTCCTGAAACTGCTTCAGCTTCTGCAGCACAACTGTATGACCAAGGTGGAGGTCTGGCGCAGTAGGGTCCATGCCCAGCTTCACACGCAATGGCCGCTTTTCCTTCCGCGCGATGACCAGTTTCTTGCGCAGTTCGTTTTCGCTTATGAGGTCGACCATCCCGCGCTTGAGGATCTCCACCTCCCGCTCGATGTCCTTGTCTATCTCCACTCTGATGTTCTGGTCAGCAGTGCGTGCCGTATCAGCGTTAGTGTCCACTTTGACTCACCCTCTCCTTGATGCGCTCCATGTTCGCGCAAAGGTTCGTAGCTCTATCTATAGTGATACGCACGCCCTGAATCTCCACGTCGCCGCGTGCTACCTCATATTTCTGCGGAAGTTGCGTCAAGAACCGTTCCAGGATCGCCTCCTTCTCCATGCCTATCACTGAGTTGGTCGGTCCGGTCATGCCTGCATCGGTGATATAGCCTGTTCCCTTGGGCAGTACACGATCATCAGAGGTCTGCACGTGCGTGTGTGTCCCCACGAGCGCAGAGACTTTCCCGTCCAGGAACCAACCCATTGCAATCTTTTCTGACGTTGCTTCCGCATGGAAATCCACGAAGGATGGTATGCCTACCTTTTTTGACGCAATGAACTCCTCCATGGAACGGAAGGGGCAGGCCAGAGGGTTCATGAATGTGCGGCCTTCGATGTTGGCTATATAGAGTTGCTTACTGTTCTTCGTCAGAAGGGTAAACCCGAAACCGGGTGTGCCCTCAGGGTAATTGAGGGGGCGCAGCACTCTTGACTCCCCCATGAGGTAGGGTATAATCTCCTTCTTTTTCCACACGTGGTTTCCGGTGGTAATGCCGTCGACCCCGGCGGCGAGCATCTCGTCTGCCAGCCCTGGCGTGATGCCGAGCCCGCCTGCCAGATTCTCACCGTTGATGATCTTGAAGTCAGCGCTCACTCCCTTGAGGTACCGGACAGCAGCCTCCCTGCCGGGCTTACCGATCACGTCCCCTATGAAAACAATCGTAAGGAAATCATTTGGCATAATCTACGGCTCTCGTTTCCCTGATGACGACCACCTTGATTTGTCCAGGGTAGGAGAGTTCCGTCTCCACCTTCTTCGCGATATCTTTTGACAAAGCAAAAATTCC
Protein-coding sequences here:
- the tyrS gene encoding tyrosine--tRNA ligase, which translates into the protein MDTNADTARTADQNIRVEIDKDIEREVEILKRGMVDLISENELRKKLVIARKEKRPLRVKLGMDPTAPDLHLGHTVVLQKLKQFQELGHVAIFLIGDFTGMIGDPSGRIETRPVLSKEELMKNAETYKKQVFKILDPDATEVRFNSEWFEAMNAADMIRLCAQYTVARMLEREDFRNRYQNNLPISVHEFLYPLVQGYDSVALKADVELGGHDQIFNLLVGRDMQRAYSQESQVVLTVPLLEGTDGINKMSKSYGNYVGIDEPPDVIFGKLMSISDELMLKYYELLSDISLEELQVLKEGLRDGTMHPKQAKINFAHEIVKRFHGAEAALAAERNFEKVFKDREIPEDIDVVRLKKDKEVVWLPQLLAAVGMVASTSEGKRMITQGAVNINGSKVSSEDLPLSATSEIVIKVGKRKFKKIVFES
- a CDS encoding TIGR00282 family metallophosphoesterase, with the protein product MPNDFLTIVFIGDVIGKPGREAAVRYLKGVSADFKIINGENLAGGLGITPGLADEMLAAGVDGITTGNHVWKKKEIIPYLMGESRVLRPLNYPEGTPGFGFTLLTKNSKQLYIANIEGRTFMNPLACPFRSMEEFIASKKVGIPSFVDFHAEATSEKIAMGWFLDGKVSALVGTHTHVQTSDDRVLPKGTGYITDAGMTGPTNSVIGMEKEAILERFLTQLPQKYEVARGDVEIQGVRITIDRATNLCANMERIKERVSQSGH